A window of the Scyliorhinus torazame isolate Kashiwa2021f chromosome 12, sScyTor2.1, whole genome shotgun sequence genome harbors these coding sequences:
- the LOC140387151 gene encoding neurogenic differentiation factor 4-like, with the protein MDVSPTKLLHQDYVTSSEYGTLRDCNSLSSGSNEPTECSYNSSEPNCLTDSTSHSHSPISSVDSCRFSPQSLPCTSAQGACGHLCQVNSLPSPSEDRGEEGQQMRKIRLRYPGRERQSASEREKLRMRGLTKALHNLRTYLPPSVAPASQSLTKLETLRLTIRYISHLTELLRLSEEGPSEGRDTEGRCQVYPQDLGCCQDKSQCPPPECLTHPDNLILNSETRMPSGFQDITLYQSFAENNGNLQLVPWFPWQH; encoded by the coding sequence ATGGATGTGTCTCCAACAAAGCTTCTGCACCAGGACTACGTAACATCCTCAGAATACGGGACACTGAGAGACTGCAATTCTCTCAGTTCAGGGAGTAACGAACCAACAGAATGCAGCTACAACAGCTCTGAGCCCAACTGTCTCACTGATTCCACATCTCATAGCCACTCACCAATCTCCTCCGTTGACTCTTGCAGATTTTCTCCTCAGTCTCTCCCTTGCACCTCGGCTCAAGGGGCCTGTGGCCACCTGTGTCAGGTTAACAGCCTTCCTTCGCCCTcagaggacagaggtgaggagggtCAACAGATGAGGAAGATTCGATTGCGCTACCCAGGCAGAGAGCGGCAAAGCGCCAGCGAGAGAGAGAAGCTGAGGATGAGGGGCCTGACCAAGGCCCTGCACAACCTGAGGACGTACCTGCCTCCGTCGGTGGCGCCGGCGAGTCAGAGCCTGACCAAACTGGAGACCCTGCGCCTGACCATCCGCTACATCTCGCACCTGACTGAGCTGCTGAGATTGAGCGAGGAGGGCCCGTCAGAGGGCAGGGACACTGAGGGCAGGTGCCAGGTGTACCCGCAGGACCTGGGCTGCTGTCAGGACAAGTCACAGTGTCCCCCGCCAGAGTGTCTGACACATCCGGACAACTTGATTTTGAACAGCGAGACCCGTATGCCATCAGGTTTTCAGGATATAACACTCTATCAG